The following are from one region of the Streptomyces changanensis genome:
- a CDS encoding GNAT family N-acetyltransferase, translating to MIVTMGTHIATAGVADFHQVLTDHPRYWGERDLRSLHLLALLQEFGSTCLVARAEDGIRGYVFGFVTPNGTGYAHLIATRDDARGTGLGRRLYTAFAEAAERHGARQLKAITSIENTGSIAFHRSLGFNTEIVDDYNGPGQAMAVFHRDLPLNVSSPDQPAVTGNRSPGR from the coding sequence ATGATCGTCACCATGGGGACACACATCGCGACGGCCGGGGTGGCCGACTTCCATCAGGTCCTGACTGATCACCCCCGTTATTGGGGCGAACGCGACCTTCGGTCGCTACACCTTCTAGCACTGCTGCAGGAGTTCGGTTCCACCTGCTTGGTTGCCCGAGCCGAAGACGGAATCCGTGGGTACGTCTTCGGGTTCGTCACCCCAAACGGCACCGGGTACGCGCATCTGATCGCCACGCGGGACGACGCCCGTGGCACCGGTCTCGGGCGTCGTCTGTATACGGCGTTCGCCGAAGCAGCGGAACGTCACGGTGCACGGCAGCTGAAGGCGATCACATCAATCGAGAACACCGGCTCCATCGCCTTCCACCGCAGCCTCGGTTTCAACACGGAGATCGTCGACGACTACAACGGCCCCGGCCAGGCTATGGCCGTCTTCCACCGAGATCTGCCGCTCAACGTCTCCAGCCCTGACCAACCAGCCGTCACTGGTAATCGCTCCCCCGGCCGTTAG
- a CDS encoding HNH endonuclease translates to MEVPVPFAPPTRCSLSDCFEIATVRGRCDGHQPEPWRGRPSPQERYGMSSDTVRALKRRVARRDNGCCYVRGGEDADELEHIVPVSQGGAARDLDNLGLIHSDPCHREKTAREAVEGSRRAREKKIQKEDRKG, encoded by the coding sequence ATGGAGGTGCCTGTGCCGTTCGCACCTCCGACACGCTGCAGCCTGTCTGACTGTTTCGAGATCGCTACTGTGCGCGGACGATGCGACGGGCACCAGCCCGAGCCATGGAGGGGACGACCGTCTCCCCAAGAGCGCTATGGCATGAGCAGCGACACCGTGCGAGCGCTCAAGAGACGCGTGGCGCGACGGGACAACGGCTGCTGTTACGTCCGCGGAGGCGAGGATGCTGACGAGCTCGAGCACATCGTGCCTGTGAGCCAAGGCGGAGCTGCCCGGGATCTCGACAACCTCGGATTGATTCACTCGGATCCTTGCCATCGCGAGAAGACGGCCCGAGAAGCCGTCGAAGGAAGTCGGCGGGCACGGGAAAAGAAGATCCAAAAGGAAGACCGAAAAGGATGA
- a CDS encoding GNAT family N-acetyltransferase, protein MVRLETSRLILRRWREEDVAPMAAINADPEVMRWIRDGSIRDEQQTRDGVQAWDSEWESQGFGLFAVEIRSTGELAGFTGLSVPDFLPEVLPAVEVGWRLGRSHWGQGLATEAAAAAVRFGFEERGLERIVSITQVGNDASERIMTKLGMHPVRETVNPTCGRRVRVYELSSDQYVTTTR, encoded by the coding sequence ATGGTCAGGCTTGAGACTTCCCGTTTGATCCTGCGCCGCTGGCGCGAGGAAGACGTTGCGCCCATGGCTGCCATCAACGCCGACCCCGAGGTCATGCGGTGGATCCGTGACGGCAGCATCCGTGACGAACAGCAGACTCGCGACGGGGTCCAGGCATGGGACAGCGAGTGGGAGTCACAGGGCTTCGGCCTGTTCGCCGTGGAGATCCGGTCCACTGGCGAGCTGGCCGGGTTCACCGGCCTTTCGGTGCCCGACTTCTTGCCGGAGGTACTGCCGGCGGTTGAGGTCGGCTGGCGGCTGGGACGTTCCCACTGGGGGCAGGGCCTGGCCACCGAGGCCGCTGCGGCCGCTGTACGGTTCGGGTTCGAAGAGCGAGGGCTGGAGCGGATCGTCAGCATCACTCAAGTAGGCAACGACGCCTCCGAACGGATCATGACCAAACTGGGGATGCATCCGGTCCGCGAGACCGTCAATCCCACCTGCGGTCGGCGAGTACGGGTGTACGAGTTGTCGTCGGACCAGTACGTCACAACCACTCGTTGA